Proteins co-encoded in one Setaria viridis chromosome 9, Setaria_viridis_v4.0, whole genome shotgun sequence genomic window:
- the LOC140221216 gene encoding uncharacterized protein has translation MKALGQQAFIVKTNSKVVKEHIEKDSEAKEPELVKYLTAVRTMEKHFRGFAVKHILRAENDEADKLAKAAAQNEPIPLDTFYEVIETPSTKEPTLKYVNAIQRFDWRAEIMAYITGHFEPCDKDKLTRLK, from the coding sequence ATGAAAGCTCTAGGACAACAGGCCTTCATAGTGAAAACAAACTCTAAGGTGGTCAAAGAGCACATCGAGAAAGACAGCGAGGCTAAAGAGCCAGAGCTCGTGAAGTATCTCACAGCGGTCAGAACAATGGAAAAACATTTCAGGGGATTCGCCGTCAAGCATATCCTGAGGGCAGAAAATGATGAGGCGGACAAACTCGCAAAAGCAGCAGCCCAGAATGAACCAATTCCTCTCGACACGTTCTACGAAGTCATCGAGACCCCATCCACCAAAGAACCAACTCTGAAGTATGTAAATGCGATCCAGCGCTTCGACTGGCGAGCCGAGATAATGGCATACATTACAGGTCACTTTGAGCCATGCGACAAAGACAAGCTCACTAGGCTCAAGTAA